A region from the Hippopotamus amphibius kiboko isolate mHipAmp2 chromosome 15, mHipAmp2.hap2, whole genome shotgun sequence genome encodes:
- the MAP2K2 gene encoding dual specificity mitogen-activated protein kinase kinase 2 isoform X1, whose translation MLARRKPVLPALTINPAIAEGPSPTSEGASEANLVDLQKKLEELELDEQQKKRLEAFLTQKAKVGELKDDDFERISELGAGNGGVVTKVQHRPSGLIMARKLIHLEIKPAIRNQIIRELQVLHECNSPYIVGFYGAFYSDGEISICMEHMDGGSLDQVLKEAKRIPEEILGKVSIAVLRGLAYLREKHQIMHRDVKPSNILVNSRGEIKLCDFGVSGQLIDSMANSFVGTRSYMSRPSVSLGPSLPVSSQPERLQGTHYSVQSDIWSMGLSLVELSIGRYPIPPPDTKELEAIFGRPMVDGAEGEPHSISPRPRPPGRPVSGHGMDSRPAMAIFELLDYIVNEPPPKLPNGVFTQDFQEFVNKCLIKNPAERADLKMLMNHAFIKRSEVEEVDFAGWLCRTLRLNQPSTPTRTAV comes from the exons ATGCTGGCCCGGAGGAAGCCGGTGCTGCCGGCGCTCACCATCAACCCCGCCATCGCCGAGGGCCCGTCCCCCACCAGCGAGGGCGCCTCCGA AGCAAACTTGGTGGACCTCCAGAAGAAGCTCGAGGAGCTAGAACTCGACGAGCAGCAGAAGAAGCGGCTGGAAGCCTTCCTCACCCAGAAGGCCAAGGTCGGGGAGCTTAAGGACGATGACTTCGAAAGGATCTCGGAGCTGGGAGCCGGAAACGGTGGGGTGGTCACCAAGGTCCAGCACAGACCGTCGGGCCTCATCATGGCAAGAAAG CTGATCCACCTGGAGATCAAGCCGGCCATCCGGAACCAGATCATCCGCGAGCTGCAGGTGCTGCACGAGTGTAACTCGCCGTACATCGTGGGCTTCTACGGGGCCTTCTACAGCGACGGCGAGATCAGTATTTGCATGGAGCACATG GACGGTGGCTCCCTGGACCAGGTGTTGAAAGAAGCCAAGAGAATTCCCGAAGAGATCCTGGGGAAGGTCAGCATCGCG GTGCTGCGGGGCCTGGCATACCTCCGGGAGAAGCACCAGATCATGCACCGAG ACGTGAAGCCGTCCAACATCCTGGTCAACTCCAGAGGGGAGATCAAGCTGTGCGATTTCGGGGTGAGCGGGCAGCTCATCGACTCCATGGCCAACTCCTTCGTGGGGACGCGGTCGTACATGTCT CGCCCCTCCGTCTCCCTCGGGCCGTCTCTCCCCGTCTCTTCGCAGCCGGAGAGGCTGCAAGGCACCCACTACTCGGTGCAGTCGGACATCTGGAGCATGGGCTTGTCCCTGGTGGAGCTGTCCATCGGGAGGTACCCCATCCCCCCGCCGGACACCAAGGAGCTGGAGGCCATATTTGGCCGGCCCATGGTCGACGGCGCGGAAGGAGAGCCTCACAGCATCTCGCCGCGGCCGAGACCCCCCGGACGCCCCGTCAGCG GTCATGGAATGGACAGCCGGCCGGCCATGGCGATCTTTGAGCTGCTGGACTACATCGTGAACGAG CCTCCTCCCAAGCTGCCCAACGGTGTTTTCACCCAGGACTTCCAGGAGTTTGTAAATAAATG CCTAATTAAGAACCCAGCAGAGCGAGCAGATCTGAAGATGCTCATG AACCACGCCTTCATCAAGCGGTCCGAGGTGGAAGAAGTGGATTTTGCCGGCTGGTTGTGTAGAACGCTGCGGCTGAACCAGCCCAGCACGCCCACGCGCACCGCCGTGTGA
- the MAP2K2 gene encoding dual specificity mitogen-activated protein kinase kinase 2 isoform X2, which yields MLARRKPVLPALTINPAIAEGPSPTSEGASEANLVDLQKKLEELELDEQQKKRLEAFLTQKAKVGELKDDDFERISELGAGNGGVVTKVQHRPSGLIMARKLIHLEIKPAIRNQIIRELQVLHECNSPYIVGFYGAFYSDGEISICMEHMDGGSLDQVLKEAKRIPEEILGKVSIAVLRGLAYLREKHQIMHRDVKPSNILVNSRGEIKLCDFGVSGQLIDSMANSFVGTRSYMSPERLQGTHYSVQSDIWSMGLSLVELSIGRYPIPPPDTKELEAIFGRPMVDGAEGEPHSISPRPRPPGRPVSGHGMDSRPAMAIFELLDYIVNEPPPKLPNGVFTQDFQEFVNKCLIKNPAERADLKMLMNHAFIKRSEVEEVDFAGWLCRTLRLNQPSTPTRTAV from the exons ATGCTGGCCCGGAGGAAGCCGGTGCTGCCGGCGCTCACCATCAACCCCGCCATCGCCGAGGGCCCGTCCCCCACCAGCGAGGGCGCCTCCGA AGCAAACTTGGTGGACCTCCAGAAGAAGCTCGAGGAGCTAGAACTCGACGAGCAGCAGAAGAAGCGGCTGGAAGCCTTCCTCACCCAGAAGGCCAAGGTCGGGGAGCTTAAGGACGATGACTTCGAAAGGATCTCGGAGCTGGGAGCCGGAAACGGTGGGGTGGTCACCAAGGTCCAGCACAGACCGTCGGGCCTCATCATGGCAAGAAAG CTGATCCACCTGGAGATCAAGCCGGCCATCCGGAACCAGATCATCCGCGAGCTGCAGGTGCTGCACGAGTGTAACTCGCCGTACATCGTGGGCTTCTACGGGGCCTTCTACAGCGACGGCGAGATCAGTATTTGCATGGAGCACATG GACGGTGGCTCCCTGGACCAGGTGTTGAAAGAAGCCAAGAGAATTCCCGAAGAGATCCTGGGGAAGGTCAGCATCGCG GTGCTGCGGGGCCTGGCATACCTCCGGGAGAAGCACCAGATCATGCACCGAG ACGTGAAGCCGTCCAACATCCTGGTCAACTCCAGAGGGGAGATCAAGCTGTGCGATTTCGGGGTGAGCGGGCAGCTCATCGACTCCATGGCCAACTCCTTCGTGGGGACGCGGTCGTACATGTCT CCGGAGAGGCTGCAAGGCACCCACTACTCGGTGCAGTCGGACATCTGGAGCATGGGCTTGTCCCTGGTGGAGCTGTCCATCGGGAGGTACCCCATCCCCCCGCCGGACACCAAGGAGCTGGAGGCCATATTTGGCCGGCCCATGGTCGACGGCGCGGAAGGAGAGCCTCACAGCATCTCGCCGCGGCCGAGACCCCCCGGACGCCCCGTCAGCG GTCATGGAATGGACAGCCGGCCGGCCATGGCGATCTTTGAGCTGCTGGACTACATCGTGAACGAG CCTCCTCCCAAGCTGCCCAACGGTGTTTTCACCCAGGACTTCCAGGAGTTTGTAAATAAATG CCTAATTAAGAACCCAGCAGAGCGAGCAGATCTGAAGATGCTCATG AACCACGCCTTCATCAAGCGGTCCGAGGTGGAAGAAGTGGATTTTGCCGGCTGGTTGTGTAGAACGCTGCGGCTGAACCAGCCCAGCACGCCCACGCGCACCGCCGTGTGA